A region of Colletotrichum higginsianum IMI 349063 chromosome 10, whole genome shotgun sequence DNA encodes the following proteins:
- a CDS encoding Major facilitator superfamily transporter: protein MEKIIAPAPIVQSVGYDDAHHQPVLAGDPVNDGGSHNQTIMSSNGDGHPRPQSQSLSEDRQRSVQTDEEKAELVPPIADGPDGGFQGWMQVVAAFLLVLDGFGFITAFGAFQTYYRQLLPDSVSDQAISYIGSMQIFLLFLLGTISGRLIDAGYFRITLITGFVFQIGGVFGASFSSQYWQFLLSQGIATGIGNGMHFTALVWLVSQYFTKKRGLALGISSCGAPIGAVIFSLIAREMLKENTGHQWTLRVMGFLILADSIIIILIARPKEATRKGGPLLELSAFKELPYLLFTIGMFFALLGVYFAYYYVPNFARDKLGLDSDGALTVLIVMSAVGIPGRLIPPFFADKSIKPLRTLVISLLFCSLNLFAWIAVTSTAGLYAWVVAYAFTANAVQTLFTASMGEVTSDMSKLGVRIGMVFTVVSFACLTGPPVGGRLVEVGGDNYAYAQIFAGASMLLGGLLVALAKMKQVGQKEFWRI, encoded by the exons ATGGAGAAAATCATTGCACCCGCCCCCATCGTCCAGAGCGTAGGATACGACGACGCTCACCATCAGCCGGTGCTGGCCGGGGACCCCgtcaacgacggcggcagccacAACCAAACCATCATGTCGAGCAACGGTGATGGCCACCCGCGCCCTCAGAGTCAAAGTCTCTCCGAAGACCGGCAACGATCGGTGCAGACGGACGAAGAAAAGGCCGAGCTCGTGCCCCCTATCGCCGACGGGCCGGACGGCGGTTTCCAAGGATGGATGCAGGTCGTCGCGGCCTTCCTCCTCGTGTTggacggcttcggcttcatcACGGCCTTTGGGGCTTTCCAGACGTACTATCGCCAACTCCTACCGGACAGCGTGAGCGACCAGGCCATCTCCTACATCGGCTCCATGCAgatcttcctcctcttcctcctcggaaCCATCAGCGGCAGGCTCATCGACGCCGGGTACTTCAGGATCACGCTGATCACGGGCTTCGTCTTCCAGATCGGGggcgtcttcggcgcctCGTTCTCCAGCCAGTACTGGCAGTTCCTCCTCTCGCAGGGCATCGCCACGGGCATCGGCAACGGCATGCACTTCACGGCCCTCGTCTGGTTGGTCTCGCAGTACTTCACCAAGAAGCGGGGGCTGGCGCTCGGCATCAGTTCCTGCGGTGCtcccatcggcgccgtcatcttTAGCCTCATCGCGCGCGAGATGCTCAAGGAGAACACGGGCCACCAGTGGACGCTCCGTGTCATGGGATTCCTGATCCTCGCCgacagcatcatcatcatcctcattGCTCGGCCCAAGGAGGCCACGCGCAAGGGAGGGCCCCTGCTGGAGCTGTCGGCCTTCAAGGAGCTACCGTACCTCCTTTTCACCATCGGCATGTTCTTCGCCCTCCTGGGCGTCTACTTTGCTTACTATTAC GTCCCCAACTTTGCCCGCGACAAGCTCGGGCTCGACTCAGACGGTGCCCTGACGGTTCTCATCGTCATGTCGGCCGTGGGGATCCCCGGACGGCTGATCCCGCCGTTCTTCGCCGACAAGAGCATCAAGCCCCTGAGGACGCTCGTCATCTCCCTGCTCTTCTGCAGCCTCAACCTCTTCGCCTGGATCGCCGTGACTTCGACGGCGGGTCTCTACGCCTGGGTTGTCGCCTACGCCTTCACGGCCAACGCGGTGCAGACGCTGTTCACGGCCTCCATGGGCGAGGTGACGTCCGACATGTCCAAGCTCGGCGTGAGGATTGGCATGGTCTTCACCGTCGTCAGCTTCGCCTGCTTGACGGGGCCCCCCGTTGGCGGGCGCCTCGTTGAGGTCGGCGGGGATAACTACGCCTACGCGCAAATATTTGCCGGCGCGTCCATGCTGTTGGGCGGTCTGCTTGTTGCGTTGGCAAAGATGAAGCAGGTTGGCCAGAAGGAATTCTGGCGGATTTAG
- a CDS encoding Multicopper oxidase: MPAALAVEVVVHSNHAVPGIVALTACGHIFEGWHFSFKPRVSPESFNRSARPSGLATTNVPPRNHRATPGIPMLYFFFSLPSLAFCLALPCHELTFFAGMLNVASRLGCSVDSLENMWEIEHEGRGSMMFCNMKAPVATALRLCGLFLGLSQTVYANPEAPTVVSKAEPTQTCFPPYLGYRSDGKKSTPPWGKRTCESDPDDVPKTGVTRKYEWTIQRAMLAPDGFEQELLTVNGQFPGPLLEANWGDMVEVTIHNNITGPEEGTAVHWHGIHQQGTGLMDGVSGITQCPIVPGGSFTYRWRASTYGSTWYHGHHALQYGGGLWGPLIIYGPSHVKYDFDLGPVTLSDYYHYPYEKVAQDAISTSTDPNVYAPKSNNHLINGKNSFNCSLAPADKTCTPNAERASLRFKSGKVHKLRLINTSVEAMQIFSIDGHKIIVTMVDFVPVEPYEVEYVILGVGMRAEVLVKGTGDPAQSYYMRTRIQCSATLANQTLGTIYYDETPVSVVPEIKTVDALPILNTTVSCGDPDLLKKKPIYKKRVPKPDMTLLYDIKWGTNASGNHQWLMNGVTFLADWSRPLYIEAVDGNAEYLKDPHHIMATIPDDVRHVRVIINNYFSIHPMHIHGGDFQILSEASGYYNGTGAIEYPKNPARADTELLRRYGHLVVQFEAKNPGIWSFHCHTAWHASVGLYINFLVKPKKIAKSKIPDDVREVCRAWDEYKKLNGANATPFDSGLR, from the exons ATGCCGGCAGCCCTAGCGGTCGAAGTGGTGGTGCATAGCAACCATGCGGTGCCAGGCATTGTGGCGTTGACCGCGTGCGGCCACATTTTCGAAGGCTGGCATTTCAGCTTCAAGCCTCGTGTAAGCCCTGAGTCGTTCAACCGTTCAGCCCGGCCGAGCGGGTTAGCCACCACCAACGTGCCACCTCGGAACCACCGTGCGACCCCCGGGATTCCGATGCTctacttttttttctctctcccctccctcgccttctgTTTGGCGTTGCCCTGCCATGAACTAACCTTTTTCGCAGGGATGTTGAATGTCGCCAGCCGTCTGGGCTGTTCGGTGGATTCCCTTGAGAACATGTGGGAAATTGAGCATGAAGGAAGGGGGAGTATGATGTTCTG CAACATGAAGGCGCCTGTAGCAACAGCCCTCAG GCTGTGCGGCCTCTTTTTGGGTCTTTCGCAGACCGTATATGCCAACCCCGAAGCCCCGACGGTTGTCTCCAAGGCCGAGCCGACACAAACGTGCTTCCCTCCCTATCTGGGATACAGGTCCGACGGCAAGAAGTCGACTCCCCCGTGGGGCAAACGGACATGCGAGTCCGACCCTGATGACGTCCCCAAAACTGGTGTTACTCGGAAATACGAATGGACGATTCAGAGGGCAATGCTGGCACCGGATGGATTTG AGCAGGAACTTCTCACTGTCAATGGGCAGTTTCCCGGACCCCTTTTGGAGGCCAACTGGGGTGACATGGTCGAGGTCACCATCCACAACAACATCACCGGCCCGGAAGAAGGCACGGCAGTGCACTGGCATGG GATTCATCAGCAAGGCACTGGCCTCATGGACGGAGTCAGCGGCATCACTCAGTGCCCCATCGTACCCGGCGGTAGCTTCACCTACCGGTGGAGGGCCAGCACGTACGGGTCGACGTGGTACCATGGCCATCACGCACTGCAGTATGGCGGAGGGCTCTGGGGCCCCCTGATCATCTACGGCCCGTCTCATGTCAAGTACGACTTCGACCTTGGGCCCGTCACGCTTTCCGACTACTACCACTACCCTTACGAGAAGGTCGCCCAGGATGCCATATCGACCAGCACCGATCCCAATGTCTACGCCCCGAAGTCGAACAACCACCTAATCAACGGGAAGAACAGCTTCAACTGCTCCTTGGCGCCCGCGGACAAGACTTGCACCCCCAACGCCGAGCGCGCGTCCCTCAGGTTCAAGTCTGGCAAGGTTCACAAGCTCCGTCTGATCAACACCAGTGTCGAAGCCATGCAGATCTTTTCCATCGACGGCCACAAGATCATTGTCACCATGGTGGACTTTGTCCCCGTTGAGCCTTACGAGGTGGAATATGTCATTCTCGGTGTCGGAATGAGAGCCGAGGTCCTTGTCAAGGGCACCGGAGACCCCGCGCAGTCGTATTACATGCGCACCAGGATTCAGTGTTCGGCTACCCTCGCCAACCAGACACTCGGCACAATTTACTACGACGAGACTCCCGTCTCCGTCGTACCAGAGATCAAGACCGTCGACGCTCTCCCCATACTCAACACCACGGTTAGCTGTGGCGAT CCCGACCTTctcaagaagaagccaaTCTACAAGAAGCGTGTCCCCAAGCCTGACATGACTCTTCTCTACGACATCAAATGGGGAACGAACGCCAGCGGCAACCATCAATGGCTGATGAACGGCGTGACCTTCTTGGCCGACTGGAGCCGCCCTCTGTACAtcgaggcggtcgacggcAACGCCGAGTACCTCAAAGACCCCCACCACATCATGGCAACGATCCCCGACGATGTCCGTCACGTCCgcgtcatcatcaacaactaCTTCTCGATACACCCCATGCACATCCACGGCGGCGACTTCCAGATCCTCAGCGAGGCTAGCGGCTACTACAACGGCACGGGCGCGATCGAGTACCCCAAGAACCCGGCCCGCGCCGACACGgagctcctccgccgctACGGCCACCTCGTCGTGCAGTTCGAGGCCAAAAACCCGGGCATCTGGAGCTTCCATTGCCACACCGCCTGGCACGCCAGCGTCGGGCTGTACATCAACTTCCTCGTCAAGCCCAAAAAAATCGCCAAGAGCAAGAtccccgacgacgtccgGGAGGTGTGCCGGGCCTGGGACGAGTACAAGAAGTTGAACGGCGCGAACGCCACGCCGTTTGACAGTGGACTCCGataa